atggAGGACTGTTATGTCTAATAGAGAAAAACGTTGGAGATTGATTtgtacattaatttttttggaaattAAAATGTCTgttgttaaaatttttgagGACTGATCTGGGTAATTACTCTGTCGGAAAATGAATTGGGAACTGATTTGTTTATCGGAGTAAAATTTTACGGATTaatttgtgtattaatttttcttaaagACTAAAAtgtctatttttaaaatttttggagacTGATTTAGATAAttacttattatatatattcaatCTTATTATTAATGACGTgtaaagataaaatttattgCAACAATTAAAGTAATAAACCGAAACAAGTAGTCAAAAAGTATATATTCAATGCACCTAATTAATCCTTTGACGGCGCAGTCTTGAACATACATTAACCAATGGCTTTGTGCATGcatgtttcaaaaaaaaatcaataatatttgagcacaataaaaattaattccaataatttaaaattattttatttagtattcatttattattgttaaaataattatataattttagatatagtaaatatataattacagatattatatatattataaagatataattatttatattattttttttaatagtttaaatttttgGGAGAAATGATATCATAATATAGTATTGTCGTATTACAGTTCTAGTAAGTATgttagaaaaacaaaagaaaaagttataacttattttatttagcatttattaattgttgtaaTAATTAATGagtactaaataaataaattatgatcgtctttgtttatttttttttgttaccaaaTATTATACTTAGAGTTCTATATccaaaaaatttagaatttatcttggtgaatctaaaaaaaaaataaaaaaaataaaaaaagaatgcatatacaaaattcaagcaagtttaaaaGAGGTTCTTGTTTGAGAGAATGTGCAGAGATATAATCATTTGGGTTAAATACGATTTTGGTCTCTAAAGTATAAGTTGGAAATTTTTTTCATCTTCAATCTTGTTTGTATACAAAATCGTTCCTAAGGTTTaaaaccaaattttaaaatcgtcattataaaattataaaattgaaaaaaagaaaaaagtatttCTGCTCTTGcaaagaagaaaggaaagaaaaaaagggaaaagaaaagaagaagaagaagctatTTACGATTCACCTCTGCCTCTGCTTCTACTGTCATCTCCGTACGATTTTGATTTCTATAGTAAAAAcgattttgtatgcaaaaaaaaagttggaaacgaaaaaaatttttaacctATATTTTAAGAACTAAAATCGCACTTAACCCTAACCATTTATGTTGTCTCCTTCTaatagtttaaatttaaaaaaaaaataatattatgacatatataaaattatcaatattatgttatataagttaattttaaatattatctcTTTTAACATTACggtaaaaaaataaactaataaataaataagtactCATCATgcgcatatatatatatatatatatccccTTTTGATGCTAAGTTTTTTGATTTGcatgaataataataatggatCGAAATGAAGTACCACAAGTGGTGCTAAACTCAGGGAAGAAGATGCCCATGATAGGATTTGGGACTGGTACTGTTCCATTGCCACCATCTCATGAACTGATCCCTGCATTCATTGCTGCAATTGAAGCTGGTTACAGACATTTTGATACCGCAGCATACTATGGCTCTGAGGGACCTCTTGGCGAAGCCATAGCACTTGCACTTCAGAAAGGTCTTCTTAAGAGTAGGACTGACATTTTTGTCACTTCCAAGCTCTGGTGTACTGATGCTCATCCTGGCCTTGTCCTACCCGCACTCAACAAATCACTACAGTAATTCTACtctccttttatttatttatttattttattgttgttgtttgagtaattctccttttttttatttgaacaTTTTTTCGTATTCACAATTCGAAAATTTTTAATGGATTCCTAATTATCTAAGTCGTAACTGGTTTATGTAAACTGCGATTTGTGTCAAGGGATGCTTAGATTAATTATTTCAATGGTTGGAGACCAATTAAAAATGTTCAAACTATAGAAAAACGCTTTGTCTTTCGAATAAATATacagtaaaataaaaaaaagttattttctTTGACtctttaaaagaaaattattgtTATATTTGCTGGGTTTGATATTGTATAATTgttctattattttctttaatttgttttgtCTAAATGACGAGGGTTTTTGATATATGAGTTTCGTGAATAAAAATGACGAAGTTCATCCATAAAAATTATAGTATatgctctttttttttcccttatTATGTTTAGAGGTTTTGATTTTGTCTAATTGatgagtttttaatttttattttgggttGAAAATTGATTAATGCTCTTAAGGAGGTTGGGCCTAGAGTATGTGGATCTGTACCTAATCCATTTTCCAGTGAGGTTGAGAAAAGGGGTGACAGGGACCAAGTTCATGGAAGGGGACATTCTTCCTTTGGACATTAAAGGGACATGGGAGGATATGGAACTGTGCTCCAAATTGGGTTTAGCTAAGTCAATTGGTGTTAGCAATTTTGGTGTGAAGAAGCTCTCACAACTTCTAGAAAATGCAACTATTCCTCCTGCTCTTAACCAGGTACAATTCTCTATCTTAAAATTGTATGTGAAATTGTAAAGGTGTATTTGGTTTacgattttattttttttatttttaatattttttatttttattttttgaattttgtaaaaaattaataaaagtaattaaatttgaggaataatttatattattttgaagTAAGTATAATATAATGAAAAATTCAAATCAATGTAAAATCAATAATGTAACAagtttatatttttgtaaatttattGTCATAAAATATGattacaaaaacacaaaaattaatttcaacaattatttagcattcattaattgttagaacaattaataaatactaaataatgtaaattttaattattgttgGCCAATTTTTTCTGTTACTGAAGATTTCCGTTTCACGAATTAGTGAGAGATATGattgttaataataaattattttatttattatttattaattgttactAGAATTATACATGTTAAATAAgacaaattctaattatttttgcAAAGTAACGAATAATATCCGACTATATAGTAAAAGTGGCGCCGCTAACGGCTAGTGATGAGATTTTAAATTCGGTACTAATTTATCGCTAAGCCAAGTCTAGAAAcccattttttaaaaatgatggtgacaaatttattttatcaaattcGTCACTAACTAAACGTCTCTAAATTTTTCACTATATAAGGTGAGAATATTGCGATGAATTTTTTGACAGACATTTTATCTATCGctaaaatttgacaaaatttGCTGTTCAATTTTTCTGTTGCTATTACACTATATTGTCGCTAATaatgaacaagaaaaatatattttgtattaatGTTTTCTTAAtgttcctatgcttttgtattatttaatgtaATTGATTTACTATTCACTAGTTTAGATAGGTGATTAatgcatataaatatattttgatgTGAGAGAACAATTGGAAACTAAAATTctctaaatataaataaaaatgaaaatctCCTGGTTTTTGtacaagtatttattaaaagttttttaaaattaaataatttcaatTAAGTATCCAAacacaaaatttatttatttctaagaATTTTTATATGCTTTAAAAGCATACGTTCTTCTATCCTAAAAATATCTCATCCAAACAAACTGTGTTGGTTGTGTTtggataaaaaatatttttaaatttcaaagaATTTCAAATGTTTGGATGAAGTAAATAAattacatgtatttatataatTCTCTCTTTTTTATGAGGTAATTACATCAACTTCATGTATTCAACAAATATTCAttttcaaagaaataaaataataaatttgtgtcattaatattatttttaaaaaaatatattttcctcaTTTAATGTGGTTGACTCTTCTCTTTGTTAGTTTAGGCAAGAAAGAGGGATAGAAATTTCCTTTCCATTGGTGGAAATTGAAATCCAATATTTTGAATAGTTAAAATTTCTtgttaaaactttttaaaattttaaattattttctatcGATTATCTAAACACATTATTTTACTATTAAGTACTTTAAATCCACACTTGCAAATTAAATCTCCTTGCAAAAGGATGTATTTGGTTGGTGTCTATGTTCAGAAATACATAAACACAACAACACATATTTTCCATTCGTTTGCTAAACATACAATgggttttatttatttatttatttgacaTAATAAgacaataatttatttatttatccttaattatttttaaacttttaattgaGTAATACTAACAGACAAAAATTCAATATTACCTTAACatctataaatatatataatttttaatattacgCTGTACTCcagatttattataattatactaGTTTGTAGTATTTGTCTAACATTGAGAATGCATTGATGGTTACAGGTGGAAATGAATGTAGCATGGCGACAGGATAAACTAAGGGAGTTCTGTAAGGAAAAAGGAATACATGTGGCTGCATGGTCTCCTTTGGGAGCTAATGGTGCTGTCTGGGGTTCACTTGCTGTCATGGGCAGTCCAATACTTAAGGACATTGCCACCAACACACTCAACACTCTCCCACAAGTTAGTCACAATTTCCCAATTCCCACTACCATATATATTTCTACTCTTCTTATATCAACATTCTTTGCACAATTGCAGGTTGCTTTGAGATGGATAATACAACAAGGTGCTATTCCAATAGTCAAGAGCTTCAACAAAGACAGAATGAAGCAAAATCTTCGAATTTTTGATTGGAAGCTGAGTGACAATCATTTGGAGAAGATAAAGGAGATACCACAGTTTAGGGGTTTCGGAGGGGAACGTTTTGTGGCTCAACATGGACCTTACCAAACCTTGGACCAACTTTGggattgaaaaaaatataatccttcaaggataaaataaaagtttaagtACTGAATATAATCTGTTCAAATGAAGTATTTAATTATTAGAATAAAACGATAATAATAGtagtatttgattttttattgtttagtTTGCTATCCTTCAAGTCATGTACATGGTTTGAATTTCACAGGGTtccaattattttttaaaatttttaatatatatattaatatatttatatttatggtAGTTATGGTgacatatttttttcaaattttggtaatattttttttttaaacatctTTTGAAATATCATAATCACCTAAatatgagagagagaggaagagagagaaaaagagagagatagtTGGATGTTgctcaaatgaagaagaatgatTTTATCACTCATTTTTTGTATGTATTTATATCTAATAATGActgatattttatataaataatgatTATCACAGAATGAAAATATGACTCTTATTTTGAGTAAAAGGAATTAATTAGTacttgaaattatttttttttcaataaatacacATTCACAAATGAATTATGATTCTTGGAAATATTTTATAACTAATTTATATATTTGGAATTACTTTAAAATTATTGTGTATTTAAggttattcttttaaaaaagttAGGTGAAAAGAAACAATCAAAGAAAACACGCAGGAGGCAACAAGTGTGGACGGTCAATGCCCATAATCTGGTATTCAAATGCAAGAAGCTGGTACTTGACTTCAAGATGAAAACTCAACGCCTGCAAAAGAAGATAGAAGCTGGCGCCTAACTCTAAGATTGGGAGCCCGagtgaagaagaaaagaaaatggaggCCAGCgccaatttaaaaaaaaaaaagaaacctaGCATTTGGCACCAAGATTGGAAGTCCAacttcaaataattttttactccCATCGGTCCAAATTCAAGCGTCAAACCTTGGCAGTcaatgcattaaaaaaaaattagattagtTCTCGACACCCAAAGTTCAAAATGGATTGGTGTCTAGTGCCAATACCCCAAGTCGCCAACACTCCAAAGTCTAGCACCTATGGCCCAAGTTCGGCGCCCATAGCCCAAGTTCAACGTCTAGTGTCTAAAATCTCTTCCAGAATACTGAGATTCAGTCCACGGACTCCAAATGcttaatatttgaatttgaaagtgattaGTTATTGTTAGGTTCTTCtacttttaaaaagataaaagtgctctaatttaaatttgaacTGTTGTTTAGTTAGGATTAGTTTAAGTTAAAAAATTAGGTTATGATTAGAATATAAATAAGCAAGTGATGAGCCAATGAGGATCATCCAGCATCTCACATTCGTTagtatagttttttttttttatcatgaaTCACTAACTCCTTCGTATTAGGATTAGTAGCTCTGTTTAATTTTATGAATTGGTAATTTGattgtttattttattgtgATTAATGCATTGATACTTTTTCAAGAATTGAGTTTCGTTCTTATTCTTAATGATTAGAAGTATTGAAAAATATTCTACATCTGTCTTAGACTCCTTTATTATCttgaaaaatttaatattagaatTAGCTTAAACTCATACTCATagatcataatttttcaaactGACTAGGAATAGCTTTTGAAAGGTTGTGCGACTTTAAATTAGAATTGTGCTTAACCTCTTTTTCTTAATTACTTGACCAAATAATTGATgattaaataagataaagagaaattaaatacCAGGAAATTGGGGTTTGATTATATATGATTTGTCGTAAAATTATCTTGCATGAATCAAAGTAAATAAACATGCATGAACATTCCcttttctaaaaattaaatatttccAAAACCTTAAGATCTCTATTCCTTGTTTACTTCTCTAATCATTCATAAGCATTCATTTACACTACATATTACGTTATTATTTCAAGATTTCATTTACTACAAAAGTTCGTTGATCTAATTAAAGGTTTGATTAAAAGTTGTTTGTTCAATCCTTTAATCCTTTCACTTATCGTGGTATTATTTGGAGCGATTTTAGTACACTTATCAATTTAGTCCATTAAGATTTTGGCCTATTATCTCTCTTATTTGTTTTGCTGAAATTTCCTCACAAACCACACAATGATCACTCTTCAAAAGCTTAATGACTTTAAAGATCAAGAATGTACATTCTGAAGACAAGCATAAAATCAGAAATTGGACaaattaaagtattatttttgaaGTTAAAATTAGAGAAATCAGTTTGCAAGACATATACTAAAATGGAgaattttaggtgaagaaataAGAAGAGTTCCAAACTTGATGATTTGAGGCAAAACAGAGCCCAAGAATTGGTTTTCATAGGCTAAGAATTGATTCTCTAGAAGTTAAAATcaccaaaatttaattttatggtGAAAGAACAAATTctcaatataaaataatatattcgtgatattataaaaattgattcttgTAATACtttcattattaaaatattacgCTTTTTCCTGCACCATTCTAATAACAAAGATATTACATGACTTAATTAACTATATATAAGTATAATAAGTAGGAGCCTTTTAAGTAAAATgccttttattttaagttttaaaacttaaaatagaAGGCATTTTTTTGTTATACATCATACGAATATAAATACATCCACATCGTCATAGTATTCTTTATTTATAGAAAGAGTAGCTTATACAAATAGGTAGTATCTTTGGTGGTCGTATTTTTTGTGGCTATAGGTGGCTATGAATTAACTGGCCAATAATATGCTGACAAATGGAATGTTTTGTATGGA
The genomic region above belongs to Arachis stenosperma cultivar V10309 chromosome 5, arast.V10309.gnm1.PFL2, whole genome shotgun sequence and contains:
- the LOC130978991 gene encoding methylecgonone reductase-like, with the protein product MDRNEVPQVVLNSGKKMPMIGFGTGTVPLPPSHELIPAFIAAIEAGYRHFDTAAYYGSEGPLGEAIALALQKGLLKSRTDIFVTSKLWCTDAHPGLVLPALNKSLQRLGLEYVDLYLIHFPVRLRKGVTGTKFMEGDILPLDIKGTWEDMELCSKLGLAKSIGVSNFGVKKLSQLLENATIPPALNQVEMNVAWRQDKLREFCKEKGIHVAAWSPLGANGAVWGSLAVMGSPILKDIATNTLNTLPQVALRWIIQQGAIPIVKSFNKDRMKQNLRIFDWKLSDNHLEKIKEIPQFRGFGGERFVAQHGPYQTLDQLWD